The following DNA comes from Ricinus communis isolate WT05 ecotype wild-type chromosome 10, ASM1957865v1, whole genome shotgun sequence.
GAATTGTTTTCAACTTATTTTGACTCTCCATACTACCATTGTTATCACCCAACAGTGCCTTTCGAGAAGTTGAAATGTCAAGAGCAGCATCCTTGCCATTATGATCTTTAAGACCATTTTCAGTCACATTCACAGGGTAATCTTCTTTAACATATGCTACGCCACCTCCATCACTATTTAAAACCATTTTAACATAAAGCTTAAACTTTCATAAATTTCTGTACCTTGGAACTTGTAATCCTGAAAATGGGCAATCTTACACGGATATGCATGCCACTGGTTAAGTCCAAGTCTAGAATGCTAAACCAATTTGAACCTCATCATCTTCATGGTTTCGTCACAAACAAATGCAAAATCTTTGACTTGATTACTGACAGATCTTCTGAAAACCTTTTCAACAACACAAGTAACATACTAGACTAATTAGTAACAGTCTAAGGCAATACCATTAACAAATGAAAATATTGTCTAGTTACCAGTTCAACTCAAGAAATTGGGATAACAACATTTAGTTAACTGAAGAAAGAAACCAGCGAAAGCTAAGAAATGAATTGAGTTTCTTCTAACTTCTAATCCTGCCTCACTATAACAAGAAGTCAAGAAAACCGAATTGCTTTCATAAATTgcagtattaaaaaattgattccATTGTTAATCATTTCGAATATGAAAACATAAAGATAGAGTCACAAGATGCTAAGCTTCCCCAAAGAAAAATCCGtctttattttctgatataaCCATAAAAGATAAACATCTGTATGGTGCAACAGGTAATGACCAAAACCCCGCTTAGACGCCAAaggatcaaattcatcaaaaaATCAGCTTCAAGTTCACAACTTAGTGTCAAAATcccaaagaaaaacaaatcaGAAGAGTGCTTATGCTTGTTTTTCACTTGAATTTCACACAAGCCACCAAAAAGCAACAGCTTAATGTAACTTAATCGGAAGATTTACCCAAAACGTGAACAAAGATTCACCTAGACTATTATAAGCTGTAGAAATGACTTCCCTGATACACATAACAAACACGAAAAACAAAAGTGAATAACAACAGCTATTTAAATCTATCTAAATATCCAACGAGACCACTTGACAACAACCCAGAACtcaaaatggataatgaaatCTGGAATGTCATCTAAAGCAAGGAAGTTTAACAGAGCAGAAAACATTACCTGAAGCTGCTCAATATAGGAAACAAAGGCCTTGTTGCTGCCTACCcacgaagaaagaaaagtaaaaaaacaAGCTTGTTTTTACCAAATAGTTAGTCGGCAAGTCTGGCTTTTGATTGCATTACAAATGTCGATGTAGTGGGCAATCCACGAGAAAAAAGGTTACAGAAAgcaatgaattaaaataaaagtataatttatcatggagttctctttttctttctcttaatTGTCAGTATTTGAAGATTCAAAAAGGAGACGTTGCCACTTGCCAGCCTTTTGGACTCTGGACACCTCGTCTTCACATTTTAAAATTCGTCAAACAGATATCCCTATATTCTTATTCTCCTTTTCCTGCTAGAATATTATCCATTTGATTACCGTgttattcatatttaaatttcttttccctAATCCTTTCTATTGAAAAAGATTAGAAATTaactttcttaaaaaaattagtttaattattaacttaataCTCAATGCAGTGCACCGATAGAATATGAGAATCTTCAAGCAATCATATTTGTCGAGCTGACTTATATGTACAGAAAAATTCCATTTATCTCGACTAGGATacagtaaatatattttaataataatataatttctaatatatatcggtcaaaaaattatatatttttttactaaaaatatttataataactaaTGTAATTAATCTAAAGTTTTTTATTAAGATATTGAGTGataaataagttataaattaaattaaattaattaatgcaattaatttaaagtttttattaatattttgagtGATAAACAggttattaataaattaaatcaaatattttattttaatttaatttacatttatttttttatttatagaaattttaataggtattaaaatagctatttttttatgccttttataaaattaaaattttacttaatGCAAAAGGAACTTGAAATCAAGATATCTACGCTCTAAAAACAATCATTTTTGCTATTTAAATTAtgcattaaatatttttgaaatatttattgtatCTCTATTTGATAcaaattttttcttcaaattgcatattaatcatatatatatatgattaatatgcaatttgaagaaaaatttgaatcGGATCTACCGAAGTTTGAAGTTTTAGGCATTCCTTTGCAAATGCAATTAAGGGGATGAAGTTAgtgattttcattttattttccatttgattttttttttttttttttttaccgtGCAAAGCAAATTAAAGTCGACACactttatcaaattttattctttatcaaatattatagAGAAATAACAAGtgtcatattaattattctttcaCATTGTAGGGTTGGGagatgaaatatttaaattcgaTGTGATTTGTaatttccttttatatttgGTAATGAAAacagttatttattttatgtgcTAACATAATAAGCATACTTTCATTGAGATTATTATTAGACCGTGATTATATAATACTTTTCATTTATCTTAAATCAAAACTTAGAAAGATAACATGGTAGAATAacgtaaaaaaaaaaaaaaagacacgATAAGATATTgcttgaaaatatatatatatatatatgttgatactggaataaattattatttttataaaattgactattttacttataataatttatctaatgatttttgaatattttctcattttagttattagataattattagaaaataaaatatttttcattttaaggAAGACTAtcactaattattttaaatggtGCAGTAGAGTGTACAGTTTGAGATCTTACCCAGTGAAGATTCTAATGCCCACATCTCGAAtttcttggagatttgtgatgccttcaaaataaatgggaTTACCGACGATGTCATTTGGCTTAgtctgtttttatttttctggagagatagagcaaagagatggttaCAGTGataatttagaatattattttttatttataataattaaaaaaatttatttttttttaattttatatttagttatttagagATTTGTGTTTACTATATAAATCAACTTACGTACTTCGTAAAAGGGTAACTCTCATATCAATAACTCTTTTTTATCTATCAAACCTCAATAGTTATTTGATTGGGTGATCATATCCCGCATCCTAGTGTTGCAACCCGATTTCTCTTCTTGCTTGGATTCAATTCTGAGATCATGATTATCCTATCTAAAAACACTGAATAATAGCTAGATTAGTTGGTTAAGCTTTAGTCAAAGTTATATGTTATTAACCAACagagtttcttttctttgctgACTTAATAACAGATTAGCTGGTTAAGCTTGTATCAgctagtgtatatatatttcttctcTCTCTAACTTAATAACAGATTACAATTTTCACAAATTCTGATTTTATGATACTATAATTAAgcttattaatttcatttgtaataaatttattttgaagaataatTACACccgatattaaaaaaaaaaaaaaaagctttacAAACTTCTTGAACACGATTTTCTCAGAATTCAAGTCCGACCAATGTTAAGTGCTAAAATGCAAAGCTTTCTTGGGCGAAAAGAATTAGAGAAGCTGCCAATTACATGAAAATATAAGGAGAAACATCAGcaatatttatacatttttattttttattatatttactatatttttttttactttattaaaatattaaaaatacaattttttaatttttaaattacgaTTTTAGCTGTTTTTtactcttttaattattttaaaacaactttaaagtaacaaaaaaactgaaaacaatcacatcataaatttttaaaaaagtattttttatttaaaaattcatacagtaaaaactatatatttgttttatattgaaaagtttcaaaaaaaaaaaaaaaggacaaaTATCTTTTAGTTGCCATATTAAGAATTGTAACTGTTGAAAAGTTCCAAAATTCGAATACCAAAACGCCACAAGTGTAAATGTTAACTTTCAGTGttttgttaaagaaaaactaaaatgtCTGTAGCTAACTAAAGTACTGAAATGTAACTCCAAGTGTTCCATTTCTTAATATCTCAACATGTGACAAGTTACTAGAGATTGGTAAAATTGATAGATGTTAAAGGTCTAAATTCTCACTTCCTAGTGATTCATCAATTAAAACTTTGAAATGCCAAGCAGTAAGGTCTTAAGAGTATTATTCAAATCGCCATGCTTTCTCTTAACAACCCGCattagaatattatatatatgtaaactTTACCACAGAGTTTGGCTTTGACAAAATTTGCTCCATCGTGTAATGTATCCTGTTGCATAATTGTTGGCTTTCTACGTGAACGCCACCAAAGGATTGATATCTACCTTTCTATCCATTAGTGCAACCATAATCTAACTCTCTTTTCTATTGCTCTTCTAAAACAGgcgtttaaaataaaagaaaaagaaaaaggacagGCATGTTAGATTCATTTCACCCAGTTATATTTGCATTGGAGCAGCTGACAAGGGTTCTAACCCCATCGCCTTTCATTGAACACTTTTGTGGAAAAATAGCCATCCAATGTTTTCTCAATGAtatttctttcccttctcCAGGTGATTGGACTACAGGTGGAAGGGCAGAAACCAAGTTCTACATTTTGCAATGCTATAGCAGCAGTGCCACTAACTACAAGCACAATGAACACAAAAACATCCATATTATCGAGCATAACAAAATTTACATACTTCTCTCTGATGCCAAATCAAGCAATGTGCGAAAGAACCGGTGAGGATACACAGGAGGTTGCTCTGCTAGGGCCTGCACAACATACTAACGTGTTATGATGCAAGTTATTGTAGTTTTCCCACCCTTTTCTGTTCCTCTAAGAGCCAAGTGAGTGTTAAAAGTCATCACCGCCTCTCTCTCTAATTATCTTAAAGAAAAGGAGGAACCAACATGGCAAAGTCGGTTAAGGAGCCTAGCTCCTTAAAATGCAAGTGCAAGGATTGTGTATGTACAAGTGAGTGTCACAAAATAAATCAGGTGCggtgtgtgtgtgtatgtcTGCAAGTGAAGTGTGGCTCAAAATTAATGTGTGATATAAAGCCAATGCCGTTCCCACCATATTCTCAATCACATGCATATGCCACGCCATATAAATTCAGATTTTTATAACTACCTGATGAATCAGGACAGTGGAAGGAGTCATTCCAGGGACAGTATTGACCTCTATGATCAACACCTGCAAACAGTGAAATAGGCTATgaactaaaacaaaatataaattcttttatcagcgattttaaataaatgctTGAATCTAGAAAGAGTCTCAATGATATCATAATTACACAAGGACTTTTACTTCAAATTCTGAAACTTTGTTGTTTCTTCTTGTTTGTTGGCCAAAGCATAAGAAAGATTATTATGGTTCTTTTAGGCTCTGTCTTACACTAGACCCCAttttttccatctaattcagGCAAAGGCAGAAACTGGTAGTATATTCAACCCCATCACAGAAGAAGTCTATCCAACTAGAGGAGAACTGGGGTACATCATATGCATTATTGGAGGAACATACCTCTCCGCTGTCAACATTAAGAAAAGCATCAATTCTCGAGAATCCTTCCAATTGCAGAGTATTTGCAATCAGTTCAATATGCTGTTTACATCGGTCCAAAACCTCGTTACTGATTCAAGAAGAgcacatttatttaatcagaTTACAGATCAAAGGaaacaattaagaaaataaaatgaacaaagagaaagagtatataaaaataagaattagatGTCTGAACTCTGAACTTAATGTAAGAAGTAAGcagtaataagattttattatgttCCTTATAATACATATCCAAACCCAACGAAAGTTCATTTTCTACAATAActtctataattaaaagttcTACACAATGCATATCGAACAAAATACAGCCAGGTTAAGCTCCATTTTCACTAAACTTTACAGAACAGAAATGTTGAATAGTTTATCTTGATGCCTAACAGGGAGAATGCCATAAGAGTATTTGGATTAAATAGCAGTGCATTTATCAAAAAACTTATTATTGTGTAATAATTAGTGACTGGGGATTTTTGCACTTCACTCAGCATATATTTTACACTCTAAACACATTAAAGATCTTCTGCAAATATAAATGAGTGGAGTGGAAAAATCTGCACCcatataaaatacattttcGCAAAGATTGTGGTTTCTCTAAAAATTTAACAGGAAATTCATGTATGCATCacaatacaaataaaaaattgaaggaAAGCTGTTTTCAAGGAAAAAGATGTTAGGACAGTGAAACAAATTAACACAAGGGTTATTGAATTAAGGTTTAAAACAAACCTAACAATTGATGTCGGTGGAGGAGTAAGATTTATGCCAGTTCCACCTGGAAAATAAAATCTACATTAAGACACCAGAATAGACCAAAggattattttcatatacaTAGTTTTACTGATGTAACTAAATCATGACATTTATCTACAAATTACAGGCAAGACCATCACTCAAATGTCATAATAACCATTTAATGTTCCAAGGACTCATAGGCAGCATGTGAAAATAAAGAACCACAGATGAAATTTCACATCTATAATGGGATATATTACAGCAGGCAAAGGCATACCTTGAAATTTCTCTTCAAGTGATAAAATATCGCCAGTTTCTTTAACTGTAACACTGGGACTCAGGGAGTGCATGGATCCACGTGTTCCTATAACACCAACTGTTATTTCAAGCCATCGACTGTGTCCTTTCCACATAAGACGATTTGCATTTTCACATGTGGATTTGGATGAAACAACAATCTCATCAGTCTCGATGAAAGGTTCAAAGATCAAGAGCTCTGGAGGAGGGTGGGGCATCTCGATCACTCCATGAGCCTTTATATTACACCAAATGACAGATTAAGAGTGTTGTCGTTTAAAATTCCTACATGTTCTATAAATAATGTACAATATCCAAGAGAGAAAAGTTGGACATATTTAGGATCTCTGCCAGTAAACACATACATATGGACAAATCAGGTGGGAAGCCACAATTTTTAATAGCACACACCACGGAGGGTAAGAATTTTATATCTGGGAATAAGCACAATAAGTCACAATAGATTAATTGCTTATTAATACATTAATTCTTTTGACGAACGATAATGGGTTATCATATAATTACTTAGACAAAAACGAAAAACATAACAGTGAAAGACTAGCAATTTCAATGAGAAACTAAGTAATCAGTCGATCTCTGTACAGCTCAAGCAGCCAAATTTTCAATACGACAGTTATTATGCATCTGCAAACAAGCATCCATGGACCCATGTGTCTTTCGAAAGCACATAAAGCACATTCACTCTCATTACATGCTGATCTCCTTGCTTAAATGGCTATCTTCTTAttatttgtgatttttttttcattggcATTTGACAGGTTaatcatttttcaaaaatttgtGAACTCAAACTCAAGCAGAAGATTCAGCAGATTTATGTCGTTCAGTTTCAGCAAAGAATATCTGTGAAATTGATTCAATACCTTTGACAAACTATTAGGTGGAATACGTAGAAGGCAATCCTCCAATGCTTTTACATACACTGCAAGGTCCTCTGTACAACTGCACggacaaataaataaacacaaTATGCTCAAGAgcaatttaatgaaaaaatattaatataagtcTACTAAAAATGGTTTCAGCTTGTGCACATAAAGTCTTTAGGAATATTTCAGTATTCAGCACGCCTCAGTCAAATATAACAACCCCagaaaaacaaataagaaatgCTGTGTTCAGATGGTAAAATTCAAATGAAAGGATTTGGAaagactttttattttaaattctttaatgtAATATTGTCCATCTAGAGAGGTGGCAATTGGATCAATTGTTGGGTTACCCATGAAGTTGGCTTCTCAGAGTTCATTAGCGTTGTTTGggtttttagaaatttttaagaGAGTTTTGGGTTTTCCTTCAGCACTTGTTTCTTggaaattttacatttaaaataatattactttaGGTTGCTGGATTTTGACCCTAATAATTTTGGACTGTTTCAGAATTACTGCGACTCCAGATTGGGTTTACTGTCCTGGTGAGTGACTATCACCTCTATCCGccttctttaatttaatatgttgaAGAATGTGAATAAGGGCCTTTTTGAGGATTAGAAATAACATCTTCTCATATGTGTTTTATCTTCAATCCCAAATTAAGACTTTAATCACATCCAAGAATCTGATAAGAATTCATGAATCTAGTAAATGACTGGCAGAAAACCAATTTCAAATGCAAATCTTTAGTTTTCGAATTCCTCCAtccaaatgaaagaaaagaaaaacacagaATTAGAAATAACAAAAGATATAAACTGACCGTAATCTTGCAACACCAGTCGAGCATCCATCCCTTGCTGGTTTAACACATAGAGTTTCACACTGGAGAGCTGAGGTCAAATTATGCCAAACCTCGAGTGCAGGCATATTTTGCAAATCCTGCTTTTTGTacacttctttttttatggTAAGAACTCCCAAATCTGCAAGCTGTTCATTTCTACATATCATGAGACTGtcacataaaaagaagaaacaaaaaaggaGGCTCTAACtgtaaacaagaaaaaaaagagttaaatatacaaattcCAAAGGGAAAATGAAGCGAATTAATTTTGTTACCATACATGACTAAGAGCCAGAGACGTTGCAACTTTGTCCATACAGGTCTTTGAAGCCACCACACCAGGACCTGCATAAGAAGATAGATTAGCAATTAAATTCTGGGACAACAAAATCCTTTGTACGCCGAGTATTAAGATTGAACCTGTGTAAGGAACTCCTTGAGCCTCCAGCATAGACTGAAGTGTACCATCTTCACCAATGCCCCCATGCACTACAGAAGTCATCAGATAAATATCATTAAGATCCATACAAGAAATAGGAAAAAGGAATTGctctagcctcaagtatgATATAAAGgtaaaagcatataaaataaCATCGGTAAACCCTATGTTTCTCTAtagaataatttcttaattttggcCAACTGTGGCATAAAGGTCAATTTTCAAGATATGAAATAAATTCGAGAAAGAATTCTTTAAGTGATAAATCGGATCAGTAAACCTTACCCTTTTTTTTCTGAGGAAGTAGTATACAAGATGAGCTATACTAACTGACAACCAACCCTACTTGAGAAAGCACAATAAATTTCAGCAATTCATAACAAGCACAATGGAAGAGTTAGTCTTAGGTTTGCAACATCTTAGTGACCGGTCCACGGCCTACAACTAGCCAATTCTTGCATAACAAGCAGAAGGTAAGACCATGCCGCCAGTTCTCTTCCGGATGTCCTATATCCATTGCCCTGCCATTGGCTTTGGGCCAAGATTTTTCCTCAGTTTCATCCATCAGAGGCACAGCAAATGTCAGCTATTGCCCAACAGCTAATGCTAACATGATAAAGTAATATGGTAACTTGCTGCTTAAACTAGTAAGCTTCCACGCACCAATTTCCAAACAGCTGATTTTTccttatgtttttctttagaaattttaattgaaacatccataaaaatgtaatataaaGCTGTAAAGCATGAAGTTACTTTTGCATGCCCCATCATGTTCTGCTGCAAGGTCTGCCAGTACGAGAAACCAAGATTCTGTCCATATGATGTTTACATTACCACGATATGCAAAGTAACCATATGCAGTCACTGAGATCCATAATTTATGTTGTAACATGAAGCTTTTTTTGTTAGATTCATGACACCCATCACAGACTCATAGATCAAACACAAAATACTATGCCATTGCACTTCGACAACAGGAAAGGGAAGTAAGCAAGACTGACTGCAATTAAATGCATAGTTGAAAAATAGAACCTGCAATAAAAACTGTCGCTTGAATTTCTTTGGCAAGCTTTATCCACTCCTTCATTGAGAATATTGTGGGCAGTTCATCAGCAATATCAAATCCTTTAAACCAACTATGCTTCTTCAAACCTTCCATGAGATCATTTGTCACTTGGCTGCGCAAATGAGATGTAAATGCAGCCTGAGCTGGTTCAATCGCCTCTATACAAGCATCAAGAACTTCCTCCGTAGTGTGTCTCAGCACAAGAGAATAACTGTATTCAaaagttatattatttttccagGCTTAAGAAATAGCAAcatgaataaaaatacataatgtGCACTTACGGTAATAACCAAACCGCTCTAAAGCTATCATCAGAAGATTGGCCATTTGAGGGTGCAAGCAAACAAGGAGTCACGTCTAGCTGTACAGTATGTAACTACAAGACATTATTCAAATGCATGATAAACCTCAACTAGAAACAAACACACCAAATGAATGAAAGGGGTATAGTTTGGGCCATAGACATTGTCGTCCGAAATAAGTAAAAGGCAAGGCTAACCATTGATATAAGACACATAAAGCATGAAAATTTCAAGGCAGAAAAAGTAGGTTTTCTTTTCagaattcatttttcttcccCATCTTAGTTCAAGGAAGTCATATTGAACAAGTTCTACAAAACAGGTGGCATTTTGAAATTGTAACTCAAAATCCATACAGTCGAGCGCATCTGCCTCTAGCCTTCGGTTCCAAAAATCAGATGCAAAACTCAATTGCCTCAGTATTCAACAAGACACTTAAACCCATTGCTAATGATTATTGTTACAGTTGTACCTCAATCCTTCCCCATATTGAATGTTCAATGCTATGCAATAATCGAGGCATTTCAGATTATATATCACTTGGTTatctttatcatttttcaGAATTAGATTAAAATTACTTGCATCTTCAAAGTAATTATCTCCAGAGATCACCAACTTACATCATCAAATGCTTGCAATTTAAGCCAAACATTTGTTCCACTCATAAGAGATACTTGCCGCTCTGAAGTGTCTCctccaaataaaacaaaaacttTACGAGTGCCTTCACTTTTGCTAAATGATTCAGTTAGCTGTAgggattttgattttcttggcaaaCAATCTGATAAATTATAGTTTGAAGCAAGACTGGGAAACCTCAAGCAAGCGCGATGGATGATGCTTCGCAGAATATTCGAATGAGAGAATCCGACCtagcaattaaaaaattgtgaTTTGAATAGCAGCTTAGACTCAGATAATGAATGACCAAAAAAATCTCAAAGAAACAAACTATTAAACTTATTGGGCAAACTAACATATGTCTGATGTGTATTAACAAACCACATAGAATATGAATATCAAAGATTAAACTATGCACACTCCACAAGCAGCATATTTTGAGCCACAGTTATTACATTATCAGCATAACACATTGTTATCAGCATATGCCTATCTCAATTCATTGCATCACAACTATTGTAGCTATTCAAGATTCCTCCTCATGAAGCATGAAGAATAATATTGCCAATGCTAGGTAACAATTCTAAATGCCACCTCACCCTAGTTCAGGTGGTTGAGGGATGTGTTTTCAGACAAAGATTCTGTAGGCTCAAGCCACAGTCCTCTACTCTTCTATGACCCACACTTCCCCTCTTCCCCCACAAAGAAAGGGTAAGAATACTCAATTTACTTCCATTTTACATCTGGAATTATTGTGAGCCCAAACAGGTGGATCCCACATCCACAACTTTCTATTCAAGCCCATAGCACCAGAAACTATCAAAAAGTACCTTTGAAGCTTGCTGAAATAAAAAGCTGGTCTGCTCCATTCCACTAATCTgacatttgaaaaaaaaagttcaatTTTACATGCATAAGAAGGATGATTGCCGAGTCCTAACAGAGGGAGGATGACTTACCAGGTTAATGTCAGTGAATAGTATTGTACCCAAATCAGTCCTACCAAATTTCCCCTCAGAAGATGAGAAGGCACTATTGGAAGAAGGCAAATACCATCCATCAATTCGAGCAAAATCACGTAGGCGAAGCCGTTGGAATAATAAAGATGCTCCTTGTcgaatctttttaattatatctacAGGAAAACGAGGTGGAGTATGATAAGCTACCTGTGACAGAGAAAATAGTTCCCAGAACAGAAAGGTAAATAGAGGCAATACTAAATAAAGAATTTCATAAAGCagaatttaaaagttatgATTGTGAAGAAAAAGCTCCAACAGAATGCATCTCTACCTGCTGTGTTGGAAGATACTTTCTTCGGTAATTGAAAATTGCATCGTTTTCCCTTATATCAGCGCTGCCATGAAATTGAAGCTCCACCtgaatattaatatcatattactAAGATGAAAATCTTTTGTTAACCTGCggcaatttttttcttatatatccAAACCTTGCAGTACTGGTGCTAGAAGCTCTCTTAGAAGCATTTATACAAATCAACACCAGTCTGTTAAAAGCAATATCTCAAATCTAACCATCCACCCTCCAACATACAATGGATAAATAAATAGCATCTTTCTAAACTTTGCAAATATCTCATAAGAGTACTTTTAGTAAATATGTTCAGTTCATATTTATCCCTCAGAACCTTGAGAGATTTAAACTGATGTTGCATACAGAAAGAAAGCAACAGTAAACTGATAAGAGGTCAAAAGCAAATAAGAGAGTACCTCAGTTGGTAGTAGAACAACAGGATGACATTCAAATCCAGATCCCACATCGACTACAATGGCCGTAAACTCACTCCCTCCATCAAGAAATAGTTCAACAAGGACTTTATCATCAATCCCCTTTCAAACATTAAAAGAACACATAATTTACGTCAGTTGAAATGCCAGTACTTCTCTAGTCTAAATAAAAACTGATTCAGTCTGCATGAAGTAGATTTCAGCACATTTCAATATTAAGTGTTATAGAATCCAAATAACCTCCAAAATCAAATCCTTTGCTTTTTTCAGGGAATCAGCA
Coding sequences within:
- the LOC8287922 gene encoding uncharacterized protein LOC8287922 isoform X3, whose amino-acid sequence is MASLAFTSKLSSLRSASNHNRHGVVACRTRSNLLHLDCKLKSNSISCLKNPQCLGVGVTRAAADVAVDDRVLQNEKAEEGNRVLKVGLICGGPSAERGISLNSARSVLDHIQGEDLHVSVEVDDVSLLVIFSLARQFSSLSEFAEHLAASVDIVFPVIHGRFGEDGGIQELLENYNIPFVGTGSSECRQAFDKYYASIELSKRGFITVPNFLVQGKEADESELFKWFASNRLDPTSGTVVVKPAVAGSSIGVTVAYGVADSLKKAKDLILEGIDDKVLVELFLDGGSEFTAIVVDVGSGFECHPVVLLPTEVELQFHGSADIRENDAIFNYRRKYLPTQQVAYHTPPRFPVDIIKKIRQGASLLFQRLRLRDFARIDGWYLPSSNSAFSSSEGKFGRTDLGTILFTDINLISGMEQTSFLFQQASKVGFSHSNILRSIIHRACLRFPSLASNYNLSDCLPRKSKSLQLTESFSKSEGTRKVFVLFGGDTSERQVSLMSGTNVWLKLQAFDDLHTVQLDVTPCLLAPSNGQSSDDSFRAVWLLPYSLVLRHTTEEVLDACIEAIEPAQAAFTSHLRSQVTNDLMEGLKKHSWFKGFDIADELPTIFSMKEWIKLAKEIQATVFIAVHGGIGEDGTLQSMLEAQGVPYTGPGVVASKTCMDKVATSLALSHLADLGVLTIKKEVYKKQDLQNMPALEVWHNLTSALQCETLCVKPARDGCSTGVARLRCTEDLAVYVKALEDCLLRIPPNSLSKAHGVIEMPHPPPELLIFEPFIETDEIVVSSKSTCENANRLMWKGHSRWLEITVGVIGTRGSMHSLSPSVTVKETGDILSLEEKFQGGTGINLTPPPTSIVSNEVLDRCKQHIELIANTLQLEGFSRIDAFLNVDSGEVLIIEVNTVPGMTPSTVLIHQALAEQPPVYPHRFFRTLLDLASERSM